A single Elaeis guineensis isolate ETL-2024a chromosome 15, EG11, whole genome shotgun sequence DNA region contains:
- the LOC105058728 gene encoding 1-deoxy-D-xylulose 5-phosphate reductoisomerase, chloroplastic — MALKLPLPTETGGISFLDSSRGTFQQLKAGFPLKMRRRIGSSRRTCCSMQQAPPPAWPGRAVAESGRKSWDGPKPISIVGSTGSIGTQTLDIVAENPDKFRVVALAAGSNVTLLADQVKTFKPQLVAVRNESLIGELKEALADAEHKPEIIPGEQGVIEVARHPDAVTVVTGIVGCAGLKPTVAAIEAGIDIALANKETLIAGGPFVLPLAHKHKVKILPADSEHSAIFQCIQGLPEGALRRIILTASGGAFRDLPVEKLKEVKVVDALKHPNWNMGKKITVDSATLFNKGLEVIEAHYLFGADYDNIEIVIHPQSIIHSMVETQDSSVLAQLGWPDMRLPILYTMSWPQRIYCSEITWPRLDLCKLGSLTFKAPDNVKYPSMDLAFAAGRAGGTMTGVLSAANEKAVEMFINERIGYLDIFKVVELTCDAHRNDLVVNPSLEEIIHYDSWARKFAASLQPSSGLSPVPV, encoded by the exons ATGGCGCTGAAGCTTCCGTTACCGACAGAGACTGGAGGGATTTCCTTCCTGGATTCGAGCAGAGGAACTTTCCAACAGCTCAAAG CGGGATTTCCTTTGAAAATGAGGAGGCGTATTGGTTCATCAAGGAGAACATGTTGCTCGATGCAGCAGGCGCCGCCACCAGCTTGGCCTGGCCGAGCTGTTGCAGAATCAGGACGCAAGTCATGGGATGGTCCAAAGCCTATCTCAATTGTTGGATCTACTGGTTCGATAGGAACTCAG ACATTGGACATAGTGGCTGAAAATCCAGATAAGTTTAGGGTTGTTGCACTTGCTGCTGGCTCTAATGTGACGCTCTTGGCTGATCAG GTTAAAACGTTCAAACCTCAACTGGTTGCTGTAAGAAATGAGTCATTGATTGGGGAACTAAAAGAAGCTTTGGCTGATGCTGAACACAAACCTGAAATTATTCCTGGGGAGCAAGGTGTTATAGAG GTTGCTCGCCATCCAGATGCTGTCACAGTAGTCACGGGAATAGTAGGATGTGCAGGCTTAAAG CCCACTGTAGCTGCAATTGAGGCTGGAATCGATATAGCCTTGGCAAACAAAGAGACTCTTATTGCAGGTGGTCCTTTTGTGCTTCCTCTTGCACACAAGCATAAAGTGAAAATACTGCCCGCTGATTCAGAACATTCTGCCATATTCCAG TGTATTCAAGGTTTACCAGAGGGTGCACTTCGCCGCATAATTTTGACTGCATCCGGAGGAGCCTTCAG GGATTTGCCAGTTGAAAAGTTGAAAGAGGTGAAAGTTGTGGATGCTTTGAAACATCCAAACTGGAATATGGGGAAAAAGATCACTGTGGATTCTGCTACCCTTTTCAACAAG GGGTTGGAAGTTATTGAAGCACACTATCTATTTGGGGCTGATTATGATAATATTGAGATTGTGATTCATCCACAGTCAATCATTCACTCTATGGTTGAGACACAG GATTCATCTGTTTTGGCTCAGTTGGGGTGGCCTGACATGCGCCTACCAATCCTTTATACAATGTCTTGGCCGCAGAGAATTTATTGCTCTGAAATTACATGGCCTCGACTTGATCTTTGCAA GCTAGGTTCGTTGACATTTAAGGCTCCTGATAATGTGAAATACCCATCCATGGATCTTGCCTTTGCAGCTGGGCGAGCTGGGGGTACCATGACTGGTGTTCTTAGTGCTGCCAATGAGAAGGCAGTGGAGATGTTCATCAACGAGCG AATCGGCTATCTGGACATTTTCAAGGTTGTGGAGCTTACATGCGATGCGCATCGGAATGACCTAGTCGTCAACCCTTCCCTTGAAGAGATCATCCATTATGACTCATGGGCTCGAAAGTTTGCAGCCAGTTTGCAACCATCATCCGGCTTAAGTCCTGTTCCTGTGTGA